A window of Candidatus Saccharimonadales bacterium genomic DNA:
GGCTCTAAAGGCCTTGAGGCAGCAGGTTATTTTTGGCGACCGCGAGTTTATGGATATTAGCAAGGACAAAGGGCTCAACGGGCTAAAAAAATTGCTTAATCTAGATTCAGAACCAAAACGTATCGAGGGCTATGATATCTCCCATATGTCCGGTCAGGACACAGTTGCCAGCCTGGTGGTTTTTACCAGGGGGATACCAGATAAATCACAGTACCGTAAGTTCAAATTACGGCTTCCCGGCAATGACGACTTTGCCCACATGCGAGAAGTTATCAGCCGGCGGTTTTCCGGCCGCCATGAAAATTGGCCAAAACCGGATTTGTTGTTGGTCGATGGCGGCAAAGGCCAGCTCAGCAGCGCGCTATCCGCCATGGCGGAGCGAGGGTTGTCGATTCCGGCTATCGGCTTGGCAAAACGGCATGAGCAGATCGTTAGAGTTTCTGGCGGGCGATTTGAACTTATTAAACTCGATGCACAGAGCGACATAATCAAATTGCTCCAGCGGGTGCGTGACGAGTCGCACCGATTTGCCATTAGCTACCATTCAACGGTTAAAACCAAACGCCAAACCGCCAGTTTATTGGAGGGTATTCCGACCGTCGGGGTGGCCACCAGAAAAAAATTAATCAAGGAATTTGGCAGTATCCGCGGTGTGATTCAGGCTAGAGAATGGGAGTTAGCGCGAACCGTGGGTACCAGTAAGGCCAGATTGATTAAACAATACCTTCGTTCGACC
This region includes:
- a CDS encoding excinuclease ABC subunit UvrC; its protein translation is MSVTDEIKHKLKKLPTKSGVYFHKNKAGQVIYVGKAAVLKNRVRQYFQQSRNRDPKTEALVAEIVDIDWIETESEIDALFLEAELIKRYKPRYNIELRDDKSDLFVRIDIKSAHPTVQYTRRPLDDGAEYYGPFTSPYGVRRAMKYLRRIFPYDMKKLLNKSRVSLDYHIGLSPGLEENKTTLDQYRYNLRQLIKYITGRRVALLKDIEKDMKQAANRKDFEAAANYRNQLSALKALRQQVIFGDREFMDISKDKGLNGLKKLLNLDSEPKRIEGYDISHMSGQDTVASLVVFTRGIPDKSQYRKFKLRLPGNDDFAHMREVISRRFSGRHENWPKPDLLLVDGGKGQLSSALSAMAERGLSIPAIGLAKRHEQIVRVSGGRFELIKLDAQSDIIKLLQRVRDESHRFAISYHSTVKTKRQTASLLEGIPTVGVATRKKLIKEFGSIRGVIQAREWELARTVGTSKARLIKQYLRST